From Enterococcus wangshanyuanii, the proteins below share one genomic window:
- the tgt gene encoding tRNA guanosine(34) transglycosylase Tgt — translation MTEPAIRYRLIKKEKHTGARLGELITPHGTFPTPMFMPVGTLATVKTMSPEDLKEMGAGVILSNTYHLWLRPGDDLIAEAGGLHKFMNWDQPILTDSGGFQVFSLSDMRKITEEGVHFRHHLNGSKLFLSPEKAINIQNNLGSDIMMSFDECPPFDESYDYVKKSIERTSRWAERGLKAHANPDRQGLFGIIQGAGFEDLRRQSAKDLVSMDFPGYSIGGLSVGEPKAEMNRVLDFTTPLIPDNKPRYLMGVGTADSLIDGVIRGIDMFDCVLPTRIARNGTCMTSKGRLVVKNAQYARDFRPLDEKCDCYTCKNYTRAYIRHLIKADETFGIRLTSYHNLYFLLNVMKQVRQAIMDDNLLEFREAFFEEYGFNKENAKSF, via the coding sequence ATGACGGAACCAGCCATTCGTTATCGTTTAATCAAGAAAGAAAAACATACAGGTGCCCGCTTAGGTGAATTGATCACTCCGCATGGAACTTTTCCAACACCGATGTTTATGCCAGTAGGAACGTTAGCGACAGTAAAAACAATGTCCCCGGAAGATTTAAAGGAAATGGGTGCAGGGGTAATTTTAAGTAATACCTATCATTTATGGCTTCGCCCTGGCGATGATTTGATCGCAGAAGCTGGCGGCTTACATAAATTTATGAATTGGGATCAACCGATTTTAACGGATTCAGGTGGTTTTCAGGTATTCTCATTAAGTGATATGCGTAAAATCACTGAAGAAGGAGTTCATTTCAGACACCATTTAAATGGATCGAAATTATTCCTATCTCCGGAAAAAGCCATCAACATCCAAAATAATTTAGGCTCTGATATCATGATGAGCTTTGATGAATGTCCACCATTTGATGAAAGTTACGATTATGTGAAAAAATCGATCGAACGGACCTCACGCTGGGCAGAACGAGGCCTAAAAGCTCATGCGAATCCTGATCGTCAAGGATTATTTGGGATCATTCAAGGAGCTGGCTTTGAAGACTTACGTCGTCAAAGTGCAAAAGACTTAGTTAGTATGGATTTTCCAGGCTATTCTATTGGTGGGTTATCTGTTGGAGAACCAAAGGCAGAAATGAATCGTGTGCTTGATTTCACAACACCATTGATACCAGATAATAAGCCAAGATATTTGATGGGTGTCGGAACTGCCGATTCATTGATCGACGGTGTGATTCGTGGAATTGATATGTTTGACTGCGTATTGCCGACCAGAATTGCCAGAAACGGGACTTGTATGACATCAAAAGGCCGCTTAGTCGTTAAAAATGCCCAGTATGCCAGAGATTTTCGTCCGTTGGATGAAAAATGTGATTGTTATACATGTAAAAATTATACGCGTGCGTATATTCGACACTTGATCAAAGCAGATGAAACTTTCGGTATCCGTTTGACGTCTTATCATAATTTATACTTCTTATTGAATGTGATGAAACAAGTGCGTCAAGCAATCATGGATGACAATCTACTCGAATTTCGTGAAGCCTTTTTTGAGGAATACGGATTCAATAAAGAGAATGCAAAAAGTTTCTAA
- the yajC gene encoding preprotein translocase subunit YajC has product MGGGLSFILPLILLAGMMFFMTRSQKKQQNERQTLLDAMKVGDEVVTIGGLHGVISEFDSVKKTVLIDCEGIVLEFDRAAIKTVKPGTTVTNDSDVTVVETKEETIVEEPTTIETSDNDETKE; this is encoded by the coding sequence ATGGGCGGAGGACTTTCGTTTATTTTACCATTAATTCTTTTAGCAGGAATGATGTTTTTCATGACACGTTCGCAAAAGAAGCAACAAAATGAACGTCAAACACTTTTAGACGCAATGAAAGTGGGCGATGAAGTAGTCACGATCGGCGGGTTACATGGAGTGATTTCTGAGTTTGACAGTGTAAAGAAAACGGTCTTGATCGATTGTGAAGGAATCGTTTTAGAATTTGATCGTGCAGCGATCAAAACTGTAAAACCAGGTACGACTGTAACAAACGATAGCGATGTAACAGTTGTTGAAACAAAAGAAGAAACAATTGTGGAAGAACCAACAACAATTGAAACTTCTGACAACGACGAAACGAAAGAATAA
- a CDS encoding amino acid ABC transporter ATP-binding protein, with the protein MINIKNLHKTFGKNEVLKGIDLDVKAGEVVVIIGPSGSGKSTFLRCLNLLEQPTDGIIEFEGKNLLDKDTDIDTLRQKMGMVFQNFNLFPHKTVLDNLTISPIKVKKETPAAAKEKALALLDQVGLKDKSDSYPSSLSGGQQQRVAIARALAMNPDVMLFDEPTSALDPEMVGEVLSVMKALAVEGMTMVVVTHEMGFAREVADRVIFMDAGIVQEEGTPEEIFGQPKNPRTQDFLRKVL; encoded by the coding sequence GTGATTAATATTAAAAATTTACACAAAACCTTTGGAAAAAACGAAGTCTTAAAGGGGATCGACTTAGATGTCAAAGCAGGAGAAGTTGTCGTGATCATCGGTCCATCTGGTAGTGGAAAAAGTACCTTTCTTCGTTGTTTAAATTTACTAGAACAACCGACAGACGGCATTATTGAGTTTGAAGGAAAAAATTTGCTGGATAAGGATACGGACATCGATACCTTACGACAAAAAATGGGCATGGTTTTCCAAAATTTTAACTTGTTCCCACACAAAACAGTCTTAGATAATCTAACGATCAGTCCAATAAAAGTTAAAAAGGAAACACCTGCCGCAGCAAAAGAGAAAGCCCTCGCTTTATTAGATCAAGTCGGCTTAAAAGATAAAAGCGACAGTTACCCTTCAAGCCTATCGGGTGGACAACAGCAACGTGTAGCAATTGCTCGAGCCTTAGCGATGAATCCCGATGTGATGCTGTTCGATGAACCAACATCTGCACTTGATCCTGAAATGGTCGGCGAAGTGTTATCTGTAATGAAGGCTTTAGCTGTCGAAGGAATGACGATGGTCGTCGTAACCCATGAAATGGGCTTTGCTCGTGAGGTTGCAGATCGAGTGATCTTCATGGATGCTGGCATTGTTCAAGAAGAAGGAACACCTGAAGAAATATTTGGACAACCTAAAAATCCAAGAACGCAAGACTTTTTAAGAAAAGTACTATAA
- the adhE gene encoding bifunctional acetaldehyde-CoA/alcohol dehydrogenase — protein MAKTTKKEETQTTDVAAMIDELAKKANVALKEMEDFDQAKVDHIVHQMAMAALDQHMPLAKMAVEETGRGIYEDKAIKNMYASEYIWNSIKHDKTVGVINKDDQTGLIEIAEPVGVVCGVTPTTNPTSTTIFKALIALKTRNPIVFAFHPSAQKCSAEAARIVRDAAIKAGAPENCVQWIEQPSLEATSGLMNHPGIAIVLATGGAGMVKSAYSTGKPALGVGPGNVPSYIEKSAKIKRAVNDLIVSKSFDNGMICASEQAVIVDKEIYAAVKAEFEAHQVYFVKPNELQKLEDAVMNEGKYAVNPAIVGYSAEHIADLAGIKVPKGTKILVAEIEGAGAEYPLSREKLSPVLAMMKAKNTDHAFDLCEAMLELGGLGHTAVIHTEDEDLQVKFGLRMKACRILVNSPSAEGGIGNIYNEMIPSLTLGCGSYGKNSVSKNVSAVNLINVKTVAKRRNNMQWFKLPPKIFFEKNSLQYLQKMENVERVMIVCDPGMVQFGYADTVRKELQKRKNDVQIEVFSAVEPNPSTNTVYAGTKVMVDFEPDTIIALGGGSAMDAAKGMWMFYEHPDTEFFGAKQKFLDIRKRTYKIDKPVKTQFVCIPTTSGTGSEVTPFAVITDSETHVKYPLADYALTPDVAIVDPQFVMSVPASVTADTGMDVLTHAIESYVSVMASDYTRGLSLQAIKLVFDHLENSVKRPDAESREKMHNASTMAGMAFANAFLGICHSVAHKIGGEYGIPHGRTNAILLPHIIRYNAKDPSKHAMFPKYDYFRADTDYADIAKFLGLKGKNTAELVDALAKAVYDLGVAVGIDMNLKAQGVTQEILDSTVDHMAELAYEDQCTTANPKEPLISELKQIIIDAYNG, from the coding sequence ATGGCTAAAACAACCAAGAAAGAAGAGACTCAAACAACTGATGTAGCAGCAATGATCGATGAGTTAGCGAAAAAAGCAAATGTTGCTTTAAAAGAAATGGAAGATTTTGATCAAGCGAAGGTTGACCATATTGTGCATCAAATGGCAATGGCTGCTTTAGATCAACATATGCCACTAGCAAAAATGGCTGTTGAAGAAACTGGACGCGGAATTTATGAAGATAAAGCAATCAAAAATATGTATGCCTCTGAATATATCTGGAACAGCATCAAGCATGATAAAACAGTTGGTGTGATCAATAAAGATGACCAAACTGGTTTGATCGAAATTGCTGAGCCTGTCGGTGTGGTTTGCGGAGTAACACCAACAACAAATCCAACATCAACAACAATTTTTAAAGCCTTGATCGCACTTAAAACACGTAACCCAATCGTTTTTGCATTCCACCCAAGCGCACAAAAATGTTCTGCAGAAGCAGCACGTATCGTTCGTGATGCTGCAATCAAAGCAGGTGCTCCTGAAAACTGTGTACAATGGATCGAACAACCATCATTAGAAGCAACTTCTGGTTTGATGAACCATCCGGGAATCGCCATCGTTTTAGCCACTGGTGGTGCAGGTATGGTGAAATCAGCTTACTCAACTGGTAAACCAGCATTAGGAGTAGGTCCTGGTAACGTTCCTTCTTATATTGAAAAATCAGCTAAAATCAAACGTGCTGTAAACGACTTGATCGTTTCAAAATCATTCGATAATGGAATGATTTGTGCTTCTGAACAAGCTGTGATCGTAGATAAAGAGATTTATGCAGCTGTTAAAGCTGAATTTGAAGCACACCAAGTGTACTTCGTAAAACCAAATGAATTACAAAAACTTGAAGATGCAGTAATGAACGAAGGAAAATATGCAGTTAATCCTGCAATCGTTGGTTACTCTGCTGAACATATTGCTGATTTAGCAGGTATCAAAGTACCAAAAGGAACAAAAATCTTAGTTGCAGAAATCGAAGGAGCAGGTGCTGAGTACCCACTTTCTCGTGAGAAATTATCACCAGTCCTTGCAATGATGAAAGCGAAAAATACAGATCACGCCTTTGACTTATGTGAAGCAATGCTTGAATTAGGCGGATTAGGACATACTGCTGTGATCCATACAGAAGACGAAGACTTACAAGTGAAATTCGGTTTACGCATGAAAGCTTGCCGTATCTTGGTAAACTCTCCATCTGCTGAAGGCGGAATCGGAAATATCTACAACGAAATGATTCCATCATTGACATTAGGCTGCGGATCATATGGTAAAAACTCTGTCTCTAAAAACGTATCTGCTGTCAACTTGATCAACGTCAAAACTGTAGCGAAACGGAGAAATAATATGCAATGGTTTAAATTACCACCAAAAATTTTCTTTGAAAAAAATTCATTACAATATCTACAAAAAATGGAAAACGTTGAACGTGTTATGATCGTTTGTGATCCAGGAATGGTTCAATTCGGTTACGCTGATACTGTTCGTAAAGAATTACAAAAACGTAAAAATGATGTTCAAATCGAAGTTTTCTCAGCTGTAGAACCAAACCCATCAACAAATACAGTTTACGCTGGAACAAAAGTGATGGTTGATTTTGAGCCTGATACGATTATTGCGTTGGGTGGCGGATCTGCAATGGACGCGGCTAAAGGAATGTGGATGTTCTATGAGCACCCAGATACAGAATTCTTTGGTGCAAAACAAAAATTCTTGGATATCCGTAAACGTACGTACAAAATCGACAAACCAGTTAAAACACAGTTCGTATGTATTCCAACAACATCAGGTACGGGTTCAGAAGTGACACCATTTGCGGTTATCACAGATAGCGAAACACATGTAAAATACCCATTAGCTGATTACGCATTGACACCAGATGTAGCGATCGTCGATCCTCAATTTGTTATGTCAGTTCCAGCTTCTGTTACAGCAGATACTGGTATGGATGTATTGACACATGCGATCGAATCTTATGTTTCAGTTATGGCTTCTGATTATACACGCGGATTAAGTTTACAAGCGATCAAGCTAGTTTTCGATCACTTAGAAAATTCTGTGAAACGCCCAGATGCAGAATCTCGTGAAAAAATGCATAATGCTTCTACAATGGCTGGTATGGCATTTGCCAATGCATTCTTGGGAATTTGTCACTCTGTAGCACATAAAATTGGTGGAGAATATGGTATTCCTCACGGACGTACAAATGCGATTTTATTACCGCATATCATCCGTTACAATGCCAAAGATCCTTCAAAACATGCAATGTTCCCTAAATATGACTACTTCCGTGCAGACACAGACTACGCTGATATCGCGAAGTTCTTAGGTCTTAAAGGTAAAAATACTGCTGAGTTAGTTGATGCATTAGCTAAAGCTGTATACGATTTAGGTGTAGCAGTCGGAATCGACATGAATCTTAAAGCACAAGGTGTAACACAAGAAATTCTTGATTCTACTGTCGATCACATGGCTGAATTAGCATACGAAGACCAATGTACAACAGCAAATCCAAAAGAACCATTGATCAGCGAATTGAAACAAATCATCATTGATGCATATAATGGTTAA
- a CDS encoding RtcB family protein: MLTIKGKYNEAHVYTEMLDDATIGQIMSLCNQEFAKASQIRIMPDTHSGSGCVIGTTMTIQDKVVPNLVGVDIGCGLYVVKLKKSIKTNFDKLDRIIRTRIPSGSNSHDKSYHEFELGGIHAPIHKGWALRSLGTLGGGNHFIEVNEGKDGLYLVIHSGSRVLGKEIAEYHQEVGYQKLSQQRKELKIAAAQATKQGESAKAAELTTLREAIKIPYELSYVTGNDLKNYLNDMQIAQAYAAMNRKIMAETILKGMKWKKAVIESFDCPHNYIDLDTKMLRKGAASATLGEKMIVPLNMKDGSILVIGKGNPAWNQSGPHGAGRLLSRSQAKAKISLESYQHAMKNVWTTSVSKKTIDEAPKAYKPMKQLLADITDTMDVQEVIRPLYNFKG, translated from the coding sequence ATGTTAACAATCAAAGGAAAATATAACGAAGCGCACGTTTACACAGAGATGTTGGATGATGCAACGATCGGGCAAATCATGTCCTTATGTAATCAAGAATTTGCAAAAGCAAGTCAAATCAGAATCATGCCGGATACACATAGCGGGTCAGGCTGTGTGATCGGCACAACCATGACGATCCAAGATAAAGTAGTGCCAAATTTAGTAGGTGTTGATATCGGCTGTGGACTATATGTTGTAAAACTAAAGAAATCGATCAAAACCAATTTTGACAAATTAGATCGGATCATCCGTACAAGAATCCCAAGTGGGTCGAATTCTCATGATAAAAGCTATCATGAATTTGAATTAGGTGGCATCCATGCGCCAATTCATAAAGGCTGGGCATTAAGAAGCTTGGGAACATTAGGCGGCGGCAACCATTTTATCGAAGTCAATGAAGGAAAAGATGGCTTATACTTAGTCATCCATAGCGGCAGTCGCGTATTAGGAAAAGAAATCGCTGAGTATCATCAGGAAGTTGGCTATCAAAAGTTATCTCAGCAGCGAAAAGAATTGAAAATCGCAGCAGCACAAGCAACAAAACAAGGTGAATCTGCAAAAGCCGCAGAATTGACTACTCTGCGTGAAGCAATAAAAATTCCATATGAATTATCTTACGTCACAGGAAATGATTTAAAGAACTACTTGAATGATATGCAAATTGCCCAAGCATATGCTGCAATGAATCGTAAAATCATGGCTGAAACAATTCTCAAAGGAATGAAGTGGAAAAAAGCAGTCATTGAATCGTTTGACTGTCCTCATAATTATATTGATTTAGATACAAAGATGTTAAGAAAAGGCGCAGCTTCGGCAACGTTAGGAGAAAAAATGATCGTACCTCTAAATATGAAAGACGGTAGTATTTTAGTTATTGGTAAGGGGAATCCAGCATGGAATCAATCAGGGCCGCATGGTGCTGGCAGACTGCTGAGTCGCTCACAAGCAAAAGCGAAAATCAGCTTAGAAAGCTACCAGCATGCAATGAAAAACGTATGGACGACCTCTGTATCGAAGAAAACCATAGATGAAGCACCAAAAGCATACAAGCCGATGAAACAACTACTTGCGGATATCACAGACACAATGGACGTTCAAGAAGTGATTCGGCCATTATATAATTTTAAGGGATGA
- a CDS encoding iron-containing alcohol dehydrogenase family protein: MNQSLIVRGAPQEYECRVGAWNDLESHLNRRNIKRVMVLHGKDSWEAAKEYFPELMHIDTFFVYYGGECTDEKTAELTAQFKQKDLEGIIAVGGGKIADLGKSVANQCQTPVLILPTLAATCAAYTPLSVIYDQAGSMVRYDVFAKSNALVLIEPKVILNSPVELMVAGIGDTVAKWYEADAMISQLSVQSIEIQVAAFAAQKCREVLLANSHEALEAMRKQEINQAFLNVVETNILLGGMVGGFGDDYGRTAGAHSIHDALTILPESHKQLHGNKVAYGVFVQLVIEDKWTEIEKLIPFYHELQLPISLKEMNMTLTEEEYQQVAERAAEPHETIHYMKEKITPDVVKNAMIKLEAAMNQN, encoded by the coding sequence ATGAATCAGTCATTGATAGTAAGAGGAGCACCGCAAGAATACGAATGCCGAGTTGGGGCGTGGAATGATTTAGAATCCCATTTAAATAGAAGAAATATCAAACGTGTCATGGTACTGCATGGGAAAGATTCATGGGAGGCAGCGAAAGAATATTTTCCGGAATTAATGCATATTGATACATTTTTTGTGTATTATGGCGGAGAATGTACTGATGAAAAAACAGCTGAGCTAACGGCTCAATTTAAACAAAAGGATTTAGAGGGAATTATTGCAGTAGGCGGCGGAAAAATTGCTGATCTAGGTAAATCAGTAGCAAATCAATGTCAAACACCAGTATTGATTTTACCAACGTTAGCTGCAACCTGTGCGGCATATACACCTTTGAGTGTTATTTATGATCAAGCAGGTTCAATGGTCCGTTATGACGTATTTGCCAAAAGCAATGCACTGGTTTTGATCGAACCGAAAGTCATTTTGAATTCACCAGTTGAATTGATGGTCGCAGGAATTGGTGATACAGTTGCTAAATGGTATGAAGCAGATGCAATGATTTCGCAGTTATCTGTCCAATCAATAGAGATACAGGTGGCAGCTTTTGCAGCGCAAAAATGTCGTGAAGTGTTATTGGCCAATAGTCATGAAGCTCTTGAAGCGATGCGGAAGCAAGAAATCAATCAAGCTTTTTTAAATGTTGTTGAAACCAATATTTTGTTAGGTGGAATGGTCGGCGGTTTTGGTGATGATTATGGTCGGACGGCAGGTGCACATTCGATTCATGATGCATTGACGATTTTACCAGAAAGTCACAAACAATTGCACGGAAATAAGGTTGCTTATGGCGTGTTTGTTCAGTTGGTGATCGAGGATAAATGGACTGAAATCGAAAAGTTGATTCCATTTTATCATGAGTTACAATTACCGATTTCATTGAAAGAGATGAATATGACTTTAACAGAAGAAGAGTATCAACAAGTTGCAGAACGCGCTGCTGAGCCGCATGAAACGATTCATTATATGAAAGAAAAAATTACTCCAGATGTAGTGAAAAATGCCATGATAAAGTTGGAGGCAGCAATGAATCAAAACTAA
- a CDS encoding ABC transporter substrate-binding protein/permease has translation MKRCKKVLALIIPALLVLLTILPVGTAFAEEKDPVYDSIMKRGELIVGLSADYAPYEFHADVDGKDQIVGFDISIAQKIADDLGVKLKIEELGFDALLGALKTGKIDLIISGMAPTPERLKEVNFSHPYMTVQQKVVVRKDDKDRFQSTNDFDGVKVGVQKQTTQEELAKTELIGSVPTSLQKVPDIIMNLKNKKVEAAVLEGPVAEAYVDRDTNLTFADVTFEQGEKDAAVAIPKNAPVLEQKVNASIQTINDNNLLEGYKKEAGKLMFTDDESFLGKYGKFYISGAGYTIFLAFMGVLFGAILGGLLALMKLSKSKILRGIAIAYIEYVRGTPLLVQIFIVYFGTGVLGLDLSKIAAGCIALALNSGAYVAEIVRAGINAVNKGQLEAARSLGMNQPQAMRYIILPQAIKNILPALGNEFVTVIKESSVVSVIGVSELIFQAGNVQGASFKPFLPYLVVSLIYFVLTFTISRLLGVAERRMSTSD, from the coding sequence ATGAAACGATGTAAAAAAGTTTTGGCACTTATCATACCCGCTCTACTGGTATTATTAACTATTCTTCCCGTCGGCACAGCCTTTGCTGAAGAAAAAGATCCTGTCTATGACAGTATTATGAAACGAGGAGAATTGATCGTTGGTCTCTCCGCCGATTATGCTCCGTATGAATTTCATGCTGATGTTGACGGCAAAGACCAAATCGTCGGGTTTGATATTTCTATCGCTCAAAAAATCGCTGATGATCTAGGCGTAAAATTAAAAATAGAAGAACTAGGTTTTGATGCCTTATTAGGTGCCTTGAAAACTGGAAAGATCGATTTGATCATCTCAGGTATGGCGCCAACGCCTGAACGTTTGAAAGAAGTTAATTTTTCTCATCCTTATATGACCGTTCAACAAAAAGTCGTTGTTAGAAAAGATGATAAAGACAGATTTCAATCGACAAATGATTTTGACGGTGTGAAAGTCGGCGTTCAAAAACAAACGACACAAGAAGAACTAGCAAAAACAGAACTAATTGGTTCTGTGCCGACTTCTTTACAAAAAGTTCCTGACATCATCATGAACTTGAAAAATAAAAAAGTAGAGGCCGCTGTATTAGAAGGGCCTGTAGCAGAAGCTTATGTTGATCGAGATACTAATTTGACCTTTGCAGATGTCACATTTGAACAAGGAGAAAAAGACGCCGCAGTTGCGATTCCCAAAAATGCACCTGTTTTAGAGCAAAAAGTCAATGCTTCGATTCAAACGATCAACGACAATAACTTGTTGGAAGGCTATAAAAAAGAAGCTGGAAAATTAATGTTTACAGATGATGAAAGCTTTCTTGGAAAATATGGTAAATTTTATATCAGCGGTGCTGGCTATACGATTTTCCTAGCCTTTATGGGTGTTTTATTCGGGGCTATCTTAGGTGGTCTACTTGCTTTAATGAAATTGTCAAAATCAAAAATTTTACGCGGTATCGCGATCGCTTACATTGAATATGTTCGTGGTACACCGCTATTAGTTCAAATTTTTATCGTTTATTTCGGTACAGGTGTCTTAGGATTAGATTTATCGAAAATCGCAGCTGGCTGTATTGCCCTAGCTTTAAACAGTGGTGCTTATGTCGCTGAAATCGTTCGTGCCGGAATCAATGCTGTGAATAAAGGTCAGCTAGAAGCCGCTCGTTCATTGGGTATGAATCAACCACAAGCGATGCGTTATATCATATTGCCTCAAGCAATCAAAAATATCTTACCTGCACTTGGAAATGAATTTGTGACAGTTATCAAAGAATCTTCCGTTGTTTCTGTTATCGGTGTTTCTGAATTGATCTTCCAAGCTGGGAATGTACAAGGAGCCAGCTTCAAGCCATTCTTACCATATCTTGTTGTATCATTGATTTACTTTGTGTTGACCTTTACTATTTCCCGCCTATTAGGTGTTGCTGAAAGGAGAATGAGTACTAGTGATTAA
- a CDS encoding post-transcriptional regulator encodes MKKELKTTCESFRKLGYSSVDEKELMHYLVSYRWKKAAPSSIQACREDILHIKPNEFFDYQQLVAQTSRLTINDWQDLKDLF; translated from the coding sequence GTGAAAAAAGAATTAAAAACAACCTGCGAATCTTTTCGAAAGCTTGGTTATTCCTCGGTCGATGAAAAAGAATTGATGCATTATCTTGTTTCTTATCGTTGGAAAAAGGCAGCACCATCATCGATTCAAGCCTGTCGAGAAGACATTTTACATATTAAGCCAAATGAATTTTTTGATTATCAGCAGTTGGTTGCACAAACCAGCCGATTGACGATCAATGACTGGCAGGATTTGAAGGACTTATTTTAA
- a CDS encoding GNAT family N-acetyltransferase translates to MTIRVATKADIQAINRLNTEALQHEYPLKEAEERLAYILSSPANQLFVKEIAGQVVGYIQLSEYICTYGPILMNVLGLAVDEAFRHQGIGKGLLKHGEQWAKDQGAQGLRLNSGLERTEAHKFYRHEGYEEIKKQINFRKLF, encoded by the coding sequence ATGACGATTCGAGTAGCAACAAAAGCAGATATACAGGCAATCAATCGATTGAATACGGAGGCACTGCAGCATGAATATCCTTTAAAAGAAGCTGAAGAACGATTAGCTTATATACTTTCATCACCAGCCAATCAGTTATTCGTAAAGGAAATCGCTGGACAAGTAGTCGGTTATATTCAATTAAGTGAATACATCTGTACGTATGGACCGATTTTGATGAATGTTTTAGGGTTAGCCGTCGATGAAGCCTTTCGCCATCAAGGAATCGGTAAAGGTTTACTAAAACATGGTGAACAGTGGGCCAAAGATCAAGGAGCGCAAGGACTGCGTTTGAATTCAGGTTTAGAGCGAACGGAAGCACATAAATTTTATCGACATGAAGGGTATGAGGAAATCAAAAAGCAAATCAATTTCAGAAAATTATTTTGA
- a CDS encoding GTP pyrophosphokinase: MRELDDKKTEILKEYDKKHKVYESFAKQVENLLMILIQNDNIKISSIQSRVKEKQSLEKKIEKKQTVLSSEDKRSYKYNKLEDITDICGIRICTFYSDDVDKIADIIEREFLVDQGNSIDKRKAIEPDRFGYLSLHYIVSLSEERQCLSEYTSFSDCKFEIQIRSILQHTWAEIEHDLGYKSSVGIPKEIRRDFSRLSSLLELADKEFLSIRNKLDSYQEAVKGSLITGQDQNINIDRISIKKLMDSDFFTQHVDYLEKKLGLKTKYYSTSADIDDIVDALNYLDINTIDQLKYLLNKSKEMMILSLIDSDSIADRGIFFYCCYYLVIKNELGLEVLQEVYSRLGIGDRATKKRYAEFQKFYKKAATKTK; encoded by the coding sequence ATGCGGGAACTTGATGACAAAAAAACAGAAATTTTAAAGGAATATGATAAAAAGCATAAAGTTTATGAATCATTTGCTAAACAAGTTGAAAATTTACTTATGATTTTGATACAAAATGACAATATAAAAATTAGTTCCATACAATCTAGAGTGAAAGAAAAACAAAGCTTAGAGAAAAAAATAGAGAAAAAGCAAACAGTGTTGTCTAGTGAAGACAAGCGGTCTTATAAATACAATAAACTAGAAGATATAACGGATATTTGTGGTATTCGTATATGCACATTTTATAGTGATGATGTAGATAAAATTGCTGATATTATTGAAAGAGAGTTTCTTGTAGATCAAGGTAATTCAATTGATAAGAGAAAAGCGATAGAACCAGATAGATTTGGCTATTTATCTTTACATTATATTGTATCTTTATCTGAAGAAAGACAATGTTTAAGCGAATATACTTCTTTTTCCGATTGTAAGTTTGAAATCCAAATTAGAAGTATCCTACAACATACTTGGGCAGAAATTGAACATGATCTTGGCTATAAATCAAGTGTCGGGATTCCAAAAGAAATTCGCAGAGATTTTTCAAGGCTGTCAAGTCTTCTAGAGCTTGCAGATAAAGAATTTCTTAGTATTAGAAATAAACTAGACTCTTATCAAGAAGCTGTTAAAGGGTCTCTTATTACTGGACAAGATCAAAATATAAATATTGATAGAATATCTATAAAGAAACTGATGGACTCTGATTTTTTTACACAGCATGTTGATTATTTAGAAAAGAAACTTGGATTGAAAACAAAGTATTATTCTACTTCGGCTGATATCGATGATATAGTTGATGCGTTAAATTATTTAGATATTAATACAATTGATCAATTAAAGTATCTTTTAAATAAATCAAAAGAAATGATGATTCTTTCTTTAATAGACTCAGATTCAATTGCTGACAGAGGCATTTTCTTTTATTGTTGTTATTACTTAGTGATTAAAAATGAATTAGGGTTAGAAGTCTTGCAGGAAGTTTATAGTCGCTTGGGTATCGGAGACAGGGCAACCAAAAAACGTTATGCTGAATTTCAAAAGTTTTATAAGAAAGCTGCAACTAAAACTAAGTAA